A single genomic interval of Brevibacillus brevis harbors:
- a CDS encoding lipoprotein BA_5634 family protein produces MKKIIGFVLVIALFVGIGFGVKRYVEGPSQPVNGVLVIGTEKDTNKVKELYKDNTKHTSDYKLKLVTTTKITKLTEQGQKETGQEFDSRDIKYSVVNRSTAEQFVKKGILRARQDPDSMSIISVPVTSIKELSNGQNLFYSISDADMKNNQIDLNGQMVPVAYVNHQMWIGYIPQADLVIVDDKTYNQLTEAESTLSLIQFRNGGFDYKNKDNVNQVLQEIGNVYADSADKVNFVDVQD; encoded by the coding sequence ATGAAAAAAATAATAGGTTTCGTGTTGGTTATCGCTCTTTTTGTAGGCATAGGGTTTGGCGTAAAACGATATGTAGAAGGTCCATCGCAACCGGTCAATGGAGTTCTCGTTATCGGCACAGAGAAAGATACGAATAAGGTCAAAGAGTTGTATAAAGATAACACCAAACATACAAGCGACTATAAACTGAAATTGGTTACAACAACAAAAATCACGAAATTGACAGAGCAAGGTCAGAAAGAAACGGGTCAAGAATTTGATAGCCGAGATATTAAGTATTCGGTTGTGAATCGATCTACAGCTGAGCAATTCGTCAAGAAGGGGATTCTCAGAGCCAGACAAGATCCAGACAGCATGTCTATTATTTCAGTCCCTGTTACCAGCATCAAAGAATTATCGAATGGTCAAAATCTGTTTTACTCTATAAGTGATGCAGACATGAAGAATAACCAAATCGATTTGAACGGTCAGATGGTACCTGTAGCGTATGTGAACCATCAAATGTGGATCGGGTATATACCACAAGCGGATCTTGTTATTGTTGACGACAAAACTTACAACCAATTAACTGAAGCAGAGTCAACGCTCTCCTTGATCCAGTTTAGAAATGGCGGCTTCGATTATAAGAATAAAGATAACGTGAACCAGGTCTTACAGGAAATCGGGAACGTTTATGCAGATAGCGCAGACAAAGTAAATTTTGTAGATGTACAAGATTGA